agctcatcgacgcatatgcgtcatacacgcggacgcgcggatttAAACACAGCCAGAGGACGCAcacgcgtcagccatgcgtacgcgtgggtgcatttgcgccccaggcacaaaactggcacaactctggcacaactctcgggaaaatggctgggcattgggtgcagcgcatcgacgcgcacgcgcacaccacgcgcacgtgtggatggtgccttcttgaagaacgacgcgtacgcgccaagtgcgcctacgcgtggagggtcattctgctaaaaattttctaagttaaaagctgcagaattcacagattcaacccctaatcttccgacggacataactttctcattttaaatcgtttttcgcccgttcttcgaacggcatggacatcctgGATCCAATTTCACTTCTAAACAAGTTTAGCACAAAACAGAAATCCgcagtccaagttatgtcccgtcgaagtatgcccaaaaaccatgttttcactcaaaaccacaaagtgccattttcaaaacaagccatttccgactcttttcaaaatcaaccaaaacatgccaatttcatcccttttctttgaaatcaatcaaagtaTATCGAAATCGACAttaagcctcctcaactcatacactaacacattaccacaattcacaaaaccgccatataaccatttttacccatttcaaacaaatggctaaattacaaacacattaacatgtcatacatccttcctgatcccaatttccaacaatactatttccgaTCAATcctcattatacataatcaatatcatactcactatcacatgATTTCatccacaaatcaaccttaatcatttctcaagcatatatcacaacatacatatctctcatgcattatcataccatcaagacatcaataatcataatcacatatatgaccacataatatttctcaaccaaaaccaaacatacctcatctacataatttcacccaaaattaccaaattccacacttcaactcctcaaaccttattattcaataaccaacccaatcattcacatattcattatctgaaattcatcgaatcacttgtgtcatcatacaatgcacacatcaacttaccttccttacctctttccagCCTCCGGCCCAAGATTCACGGCCTCCGCCCcaaattcacaatttaaatgcataaaccacaaatcaatactcattacccaatacatcaaattctcaatacaccaagcatacaaggccacacaattctcaacccaatcattaattcacattacataccaactatgcatattagcactaaccatttacacaatccaaacttaatcctaggggcatctagcctaggaattctcatcacaccacacggtacttaaatgaaacttaaaccgtacctcttgtagccaaaccaattgagcctcttctttagaagtctccaccaaccttagccccaagcctcaccaaagcttcTCAAGCAACACCagtctcccaattgtgcaccaagaccatcaaatacactaacataaccaatatcacatacatacatcaacctagggctcataaaaatgacaaatcacaaaggtttgagcacttcttacctcagcccatatgaagtagggatagaatccacttggaatccatgttggagtatccctaaatacccaaaatcataagatttcaatactaacttcccaaaaacgtgcaACAGTGGgtaatttcaaaaattggacagagatgaatggaatactcaccacaaaacttagatagaattgtagatgATGGAAAGAgcaacgcgtggccgcaaacggctcgtcaatcggagctccatagctcaagttatggtggtttgaagataaaagagagttaggttttctctcttctcttctctcttttcaattcagcgccccaacccttctttttagggtaaaatgagctgaaatgctcataactaatgtttatatatgttgggtcttgggcccacttaggcccggtttacttatttttgtccgttggcccaattttggaccaaaacgtTTAAGATGAGCGCtttaaatcgcacttcaaatatttctaccttccctaattataattcctcatttcttaatcttatttattcataatcaattttctcagctgcagtaccaaacaggtctcagccggtactgccggtcagaatttcactgcgcgcttttacatagaaaactatgtttttcgactcggaaaaattcactgaatccaaatatcatatttaaatcatcaaattccaattgccaaatcttccaaccatattcgctcctacttaacttattattcaattaatttcggttagaccgggtattacatatattaaaaataagactAGACACACTGATACGTGATAGTATTTAGAAGTATTCAAGCGTGTtcagaaaaagatttttttttattaagacacggtTGAACACAAAAGACACGCGTGTCGGACAAGTGTCATTGTATGTCGTTTGTGAAATGTATCTGACATGGAAACATGACAAATTAAGGAAGTATCTGTGGATAAACACTACAGGAAAAATCTTTTTTAGTAACAATTTTTTATGGCAATAACATAATGGCCACCATAGACTTATTCAATTTATGTTTTtgtgacaattatatattagtTGTTATTATAGCAATTATATATTTTCTGCTgctattaaaatttttttaccaataataatataattatcgCTAAAATTTTTTAGTAATAAAGTATAAGATAACTAATGTCTAATTAttgataaaaacaaaataaataaccaTTAAAAATACTGTTTCTAGTAACGAAACgataatatcttttaaataGAAATACAGGTCAACTGCCACATACACACTCtctacatatatatatatctattttttaaataatcatttataccatcaacataaaatataattattaaattatataattagattcatatataaaattcattaaaaatgcatcataatatatatatatatatatataaagaaatgATTAACATGCTAATGGTTTGGGCATTGTACATGCATctaccatatatatatatatatatatatatatatatatatatatatatatatactctgctAAAGAGACAGTgaaaaattttaacaatatgAATAATGGGTTGAAGATTTAGTTcaatacatataaaaaaataaaaaacactccataaattatttaaataaaaaattcacttagttattttaaaaaaaaatcatctcAAATCTTAATTTACcaaaatattttacttcaatACAGTCTTCTTTCTCAACCGGCTGTCACCCCACCTTCATTAATAATCATCCTATTTTACCGTCGCTGCTTGACTTGTCACACACCGCCACCAGTGTCATTCACCcctagtaaaaataattatccaGTTAACGACAAAAATAATCATCTGCATATCCAATGAATTGAACATCtaacatatttttattatatataactaaaccatatccaatcaaaataatcatccacataagaattaaaataactatcCGCATATCTACTAAAATGATCATCATAAATTGGCAATTGAagtaggagaagaaggagatgaaTGAACACAAGAACCAACAAAAGAATGAACAAAATACAAGAGCCAGCAAAAAAGGATATGGAGCAGCGACGCAAGTGCAGAGGTTATGACCATTGAGAGGATAATACTTTAGGTTTGAAAGAACCTGAGAATGAACCGAAGAAGGTCATGCTCGAAGAGGCTTAGGATCAAGAAGTGAGAATACTTGCCAACTTGGTTGGCTATGTCGTTGTCTTGGCACATTGCATTTAGAATAGGCCGGTGCGTCAACGAAATCTACTGCGGTGGTGGCTGAGATTCTTACTAGCCGGGGGAAGGGGGTTGTCAAGGCGCCGGAGGGGACACACTGGGAAGAGGGGGATTAGAGATCACCGAGATACGGAAAAATAAGGGAAGCACAATTTGAGGTGGCGATGGTGTGTCCGAGGGACCATGGTGACGTTGGTGGGAAATAATACGGGCGTCGAAACTTTCTGCTAGGGGGCGGCGGTTGCAATGACACAGATGAGGCTGCGGCGACGAGAGGAGATATCGGAGATTAGGTGAAATCGAAAGTATTAGAAGTAATCGTCTGTAGTGGGAATAACTTAAACTACAAATcctaagttttaaaattttaaaattttataattagataattaatttaaaaatctgaattttaattataattgactttctaattttaaattattgttcACATTGTTCATTCAAATCATTGTTTCCATAGTTTctctttttgaaaatataaataataaaaataaaaacttaaatttattatataattaaatcttAACAACTCACTTTATCTCTTTATAGACCTTTTCGTTTAAAAAAGGTTTGATCCATTCAGTCATTCAATAAAGATCTCCCGAATTCCTTAACATAACTGGGCTGGACCTCAATCATTATAACTGTCTGTTTTGTGAACTGGGGAAGCCCAATAATACCATTCCAAAGACATGACTTTGTTCCTTCCTCTCCTCACtccctctttttctttttctttctctttctgaTTTACCCACACAGCCACAGAGACACTTCCAAGTTACAACTCTTGAAGCTATGGAGATTGCTGCCACCGCAGCTTCCACCTTCTCCCTCAACAGACCCACTCTCCCCTTTCCATCTTCTTCTAGAATCCATCCCCCCATCAGAgccctcaactcctcttcctcCGCAGCCCtcagagcctctctctctaccAATTTTGTTGCCCCTTTCGCCACCTCCGCCAGCAGCGCCTCCAGCCCCTTCGCCGGCCACAAGCTACGCCCTTCTTCTCTCAATCCGGCGTCGTTTCGTGGCACCAAGGGTAAACGAGGCGTCGTTACTATGGTACACTCTTCCAACACCTTCCTCTTTTCTCGAACCGAATTTCACATTATTGAATAGCCAAGACATTGAAGTGAAAGTTGAAACTTTCAATGTATCTCTATGAAATTTTACAGTTTGAATTGTGAATTTTGGTTTGCACGTTATAGTATATAATACACGCTGTAAATGGTCTCAGggtatttatttgtttatttatttatttaaaatttgataagttGTGCAAAATCTGTACACTTTGAAGTATAAACTTTGCTATAATTATAAAGGACAGACCGGCATGTTTCTATGTAGTTCCTTTTATGAATCAATGAAGACATACGTATGTAtgtattcaattcagtttaaaTGTTTGCGTGTTAATATCAGAACAGATTGGAAGAAAAATGCTTCTTAGTTCAGAGTTCTATTTCAAATGCTTCCCTTTAGCACATTACATTCCTGTGCTGTAGCTAAAGGAGGGAGCTGTTAGTGGTAAGTGTTAAAGTTGCGGAATAAGTTGTTTGATGAAGTCTTACATGATCCTTTTCACTTCCCCAAGCCTCACTTCTTTTTCTTAGTTGCCAAAAGTGCTGGCCTTTTCAGGCAGAGAAAATGGACATTCTTGTAATAGAGAAGCCGGGAACTTGGATATCCAAATGCTTCATCTTAAGCTCctcaattgaaaataattaatcAACATAAAATAGTAAATCTCGGATTTGAATGCTTGTCTTTTCAGAACCTATAGAAACTTCTTGATATAAATATCCATTCACCTAGGTGAATGATAGGCTTCCCTTGAAAGTTTTGGAGTAattgtttttttatttgttgaGAGGTTTCCGAAGAATTGGAGGGAAAGGGGTGGGGGGTGGGGTTTGGTGCCAATTATTACAACACAAATGCTTCGAGTCTGTTTTGTTTATGTTTCATCTACTTTTTTACATGCGTTTCTTTCAGGATGTGACGAAGAAAATAGTGAAAAAGGGATTCTggatttttctagttttttaaTATTTCCTTATGCAATTTTGAAAGCAAAacaaaaaaagggggaaaaaagAATAGATAAAATTGGATCTTAGATTGCAAGATAAGAAGATCTTTGCTAGTTTGCCTTGTGCTTGATAGGGAGATAGTGCTTTTATCAATAGTGGTCAGCGTTGCATTGCCTCTTTGGTGGATAACTGGAGAGGATAGGGAGCTCTATTCATTCTTTacttttgtaatttgttttgttGCCTGGTTTCCAATACATgtatcttctttcttcttttcttttcttctagcATGCTGAtagattttcttgttttgcttAATATAATAAAGTTTTTTATGGTCATGGCTGTGCAGTATCATGAACAAATATTTCATAACATATATGATTCCGTTCTGAAATGTTATTGTTATGCTAATAATTGATTTAACTTGGTACAACAATTGATGTTGGTTTGTTCCTTTTTGCTTCTTGTCTATGAATAGGTTATTCCGTTCTCTAGAGGAAGTGCATGGGAGCAACCTCCACCAGACTTAGCTTCCTACTTATACAAAAATCGAATTGTTTATTTGGGCATGTCTCTTGTTCCATCTGTTACAGAGTTAATACTAGCTGAATTTCTTTACCTTCAGTATGAAGATGAGCAAAAGCCTATTTACCTATACATAAACTCCACTGGGACAACTAAGGTAAGTAGCACTCTTTATGATGTGTTATTAATATTGTCATTTCATGTTCATGAAAAGTATTTCTCAATTTTCATAGCTTGACGTCCGCTCTTTGTATTTACTAATTTGGGTTGAAGCATTCGTATCACTGAAATGCAAATAGCACTTTAAAAGGAGTAGTTTGATGCAGAAGTAGGAAATGTTATGACAAGGAATAGGAAATAAAAAGTTGGGAAAGGAGGAGAGGGACTGAGGAGTTGGTGTATTGGAGGGAGATACCGGAGTAGATTTGGTAGTTTAAATTTCACTAATCTTTTAGAAGCAAAATTGGTTTGTTAGTATAAATGCATTTAATTCAGGAATAATGAAAGACTGTAGTTGGATGTTATCCCCGTTTGCAGTTAGCAGCGTGGGCATTAAGCATAGTTTTGTCTTATTTTCACCCAAAATTGCAAGAGTTGGTCAATCATTGAGTTGTATATTCTTAAATGTGTCAacttttgttttgattttgatatgaTATGCACATTATTGCTGGATCATAGATTATTGTTTGCAAGTTATTTAATGTTGCACTATATGTCAACCCAGCATTTAGAAAGGAAACTTTTGGAACACTAATAGGCATTAAATGGATAACAAAAATCAAGTAATATAGGATGAGTGTATCAATTCACGCCTTTGAATAGCATAGTCAAATGAAGA
Above is a genomic segment from Arachis stenosperma cultivar V10309 chromosome 1, arast.V10309.gnm1.PFL2, whole genome shotgun sequence containing:
- the LOC130965012 gene encoding ATP-dependent Clp protease proteolytic subunit-related protein 4, chloroplastic; this encodes MEIAATAASTFSLNRPTLPFPSSSRIHPPIRALNSSSSAALRASLSTNFVAPFATSASSASSPFAGHKLRPSSLNPASFRGTKGKRGVVTMVIPFSRGSAWEQPPPDLASYLYKNRIVYLGMSLVPSVTELILAEFLYLQYEDEQKPIYLYINSTGTTKGGEKLGYETEAFAIYDVMRYVKPPIFTLCVGNAWGEAALLLASGAKGNRSALPSSTIMIRQPIARFQGQATDVNLARKEVNNVKTELVKLYAKHIEKTPEQIEADIQRPKYFSPSEAVEYGIIDKVLYNDRSTEDHGVVSDLKKAQLI